One window from the genome of Methanobrevibacter thaueri encodes:
- a CDS encoding TIGR02710 family CRISPR-associated CARF protein, whose translation MKALILSCGGSPEPLIFCIENFNPDFTYFLCSNDSIGIAQDIAIVSGLSEDQFKLKIVQNHESLEDAFAKSREIILELRKEYDEIHVDFTGGTKPMVSGLVLAAIGEECTYSYVGTENLAGRDKNGLGIVQTGFEKIKDQRDPYDVFAVMEFNRGMDFFNKYQFEAAKTNFMKAIEKLESENLKELVEIYLEIVNVYDLWDKFKNVGEEKKTLNSILSKIIDEINSSQYVKEYLNENFPEFIPQIQENIEFLKLKISRRGVLKLTDVPYYLPDLLNNSYRRIEEGKYDDAVARLYRCIELIAQVTLTEEKIIDENILKSNAEFKINKNDLKAKYNADADFLVQDWNEYVNSGKTFGVGLKKSYELLSALGSQYAKNYLADEDIKNNLSSRNRSILAHGLQPIDKEKAEKLYSQVVTYAKRAFPDLIKYMDMAEFPKFE comes from the coding sequence ATGAAAGCTTTAATCTTAAGTTGCGGTGGTTCTCCCGAACCACTTATTTTTTGTATTGAAAATTTCAATCCTGACTTCACATACTTTTTGTGCTCAAATGATTCAATTGGTATAGCTCAAGACATTGCAATAGTTTCCGGTTTAAGTGAGGATCAATTTAAATTAAAAATCGTACAAAATCATGAAAGCTTAGAGGATGCTTTTGCAAAATCTAGGGAGATAATTCTTGAATTACGTAAGGAATATGATGAGATTCATGTTGATTTCACTGGCGGAACAAAACCTATGGTTTCAGGATTGGTCTTAGCTGCTATAGGTGAAGAATGCACATACTCTTATGTGGGAACTGAAAATTTAGCGGGCCGTGACAAAAACGGATTGGGCATCGTCCAAACGGGTTTTGAAAAAATAAAAGACCAAAGGGATCCCTATGATGTTTTTGCGGTAATGGAATTTAATCGTGGAATGGATTTCTTCAATAAGTATCAATTTGAGGCGGCTAAAACAAATTTTATGAAAGCAATTGAAAAGCTTGAATCAGAAAATCTTAAAGAGTTAGTGGAAATTTATTTGGAAATAGTCAATGTTTATGATTTATGGGATAAATTTAAAAATGTAGGAGAAGAAAAAAAGACACTAAATAGTATCTTATCAAAAATTATAGATGAAATTAATTCTTCTCAATATGTTAAGGAGTATTTAAATGAAAATTTTCCTGAATTTATACCGCAAATTCAAGAAAATATTGAATTTCTAAAGTTAAAGATTTCAAGGCGTGGTGTTCTTAAGTTGACTGATGTTCCATATTATTTGCCTGATTTATTGAATAATTCCTATAGAAGAATTGAGGAAGGCAAATATGATGATGCAGTTGCAAGATTATATCGCTGTATTGAGTTAATAGCTCAGGTAACATTAACCGAAGAAAAAATCATTGATGAAAATATTTTAAAATCGAATGCTGAATTTAAAATTAATAAAAATGATTTAAAAGCCAAATACAATGCTGATGCCGATTTTCTTGTTCAGGATTGGAATGAATATGTTAACTCTGGAAAAACATTTGGTGTTGGTCTGAAGAAAAGTTATGAACTTTTATCAGCATTAGGGTCCCAGTATGCAAAAAATTATTTAGCCGATGAAGATATAAAGAACAATCTCAGTTCAAGAAATAGGTCTATACTGGCGCATGGTCTTCAACCAATTGATAAGGAAAAAGCAGAAAAGTTATATTCTCAGGTTGTAACTTATGCAAAAAGGGCATTTCCTGATTTAATAAAATATATGGATATGGCCGAATTCCCAAAATTTGAATGA
- a CDS encoding HIRAN domain-containing protein: MDDKELYTTIVGLKNYEGNKVFKIGSIVRLVKEPDNDYDLEAIACENKYIGKTGYIANSANTVTKGTMSAGRIYDKIGDVSYCEVKFVSKDSVIAKVLSDDKIEELKKENVEDTFFNPQLD; the protein is encoded by the coding sequence ATGGATGATAAAGAGCTATACACTACTATTGTTGGATTAAAAAACTATGAAGGTAATAAGGTTTTTAAAATTGGGTCTATTGTAAGATTAGTTAAAGAACCTGATAATGATTATGACCTTGAGGCTATTGCATGTGAGAATAAATATATTGGTAAAACCGGATACATTGCTAATAGTGCTAACACAGTGACTAAGGGGACTATGAGCGCCGGCAGAATTTATGACAAAATAGGTGATGTCAGCTACTGTGAGGTTAAGTTTGTCTCTAAGGATTCAGTTATTGCTAAAGTTTTAAGCGATGATAAAATCGAGGAACTTAAAAAAGAAAATGTTGAGGATACATTTTTCAATCCGCAACTTGATTAA
- a CDS encoding CRISPR-associated endonuclease Cas6, giving the protein MKYNMVNLILKTDLKLTASPTKVRGFIGNNFKEYPILHNHYANDKFLYSYPYVQYKIINGDIVIVGIDEGADLIKKIAPELSTLSLDKEYKITEKLIHEKEVDIKPSSEEKHYKFITPWLGLNQNNYQKYTNVKDWKEKKEILNRVLVGNLLSMSKGLGIIVNKRLYAKTHFEEKIVEYKGVKMNAFIGEFKVHYDIPDYFGLGKGVSQGFGCVKQIFDEE; this is encoded by the coding sequence ATGAAATACAATATGGTAAATTTAATATTAAAAACAGATTTAAAGTTAACTGCAAGTCCAACAAAGGTAAGAGGATTTATTGGAAATAATTTCAAGGAATACCCAATTCTCCATAACCATTATGCTAATGATAAATTCTTATATTCATATCCTTATGTGCAGTATAAAATTATCAATGGAGACATCGTCATTGTTGGAATTGATGAGGGGGCGGATTTAATTAAAAAGATCGCTCCTGAATTATCTACTTTGAGTTTAGATAAGGAATATAAAATCACGGAAAAACTTATTCATGAAAAGGAAGTTGATATCAAGCCAAGCTCAGAGGAAAAGCACTATAAATTCATAACTCCATGGTTAGGTCTCAACCAAAACAATTATCAAAAATACACTAATGTTAAAGACTGGAAAGAAAAAAAGGAAATTCTAAACAGGGTTCTCGTTGGCAATTTGCTTTCAATGTCAAAGGGTCTCGGAATAATAGTAAATAAACGTTTATATGCTAAAACTCACTTTGAAGAAAAGATTGTTGAATACAAGGGGGTTAAAATGAATGCGTTTATAGGAGAGTTTAAAGTTCACTATGACATTCCGGATTACTTTGGACTTGGTAAAGGGGTTTCACAGGGTTTTGGTTGCGTTAAGCAAATCTTTGATGAGGAATAA
- a CDS encoding AAA family ATPase: MDLEINDFRQINNAKINIKRINVVGGVNSSGKSTVSKILYCYLKSEINDESIDYLLDSEELSDLNDSNIKFETDFIPSDIFYIDNISVFDLKDLEILRLDHIVHIKEALEEDILNNDSVILSKIQNIIKSDCLMSQENSSGIKEIGIIQLLLQNNKLKEDAFLIIDEPESSLHPEWEIKYAEVLVLLAKELNIHIYLNSHSPMFIEAISLYSQYYDLLNETNFYLTEKQSNGKYNFKKINPKNMGEVYENLTRPYDELDKLKAKILFKE, translated from the coding sequence ATGGATTTGGAAATAAATGATTTTAGACAAATAAATAATGCTAAAATCAATATTAAACGGATAAATGTTGTTGGTGGAGTCAACTCCAGTGGCAAATCAACAGTATCTAAAATATTATACTGTTATCTGAAATCAGAAATCAACGATGAATCAATAGATTATCTGCTTGACAGTGAAGAACTATCAGATTTAAATGATTCAAATATTAAATTCGAAACTGATTTTATCCCATCTGATATTTTCTATATTGATAATATTTCTGTTTTCGATTTAAAGGATTTGGAAATACTGAGATTGGACCATATAGTTCATATTAAGGAAGCTTTAGAAGAAGATATTTTAAATAATGACTCTGTCATTCTATCAAAAATCCAGAACATTATTAAAAGCGATTGTCTGATGTCACAGGAAAATTCATCAGGAATCAAAGAAATTGGAATTATACAACTTTTACTTCAAAACAATAAATTAAAAGAAGACGCATTTTTAATCATAGATGAACCTGAATCCAGCCTTCATCCTGAATGGGAAATCAAATATGCGGAAGTATTAGTTTTACTTGCAAAAGAGTTAAACATTCATATATATCTAAACTCTCATAGTCCAATGTTTATTGAAGCAATTTCACTTTACTCACAATATTATGATCTGTTAAATGAAACAAATTTTTACCTAACTGAAAAACAAAGCAATGGCAAGTACAACTTCAAGAAAATCAACCCAAAAAACATGGGGGAAGTCTATGAGAATCTGACCAGGCCATATGATGAACTTGACAAGCTCAAAGCCAAAATACTGTTCAAGGAGTAA
- a CDS encoding ATP-dependent helicase: MSYIIKKQKLFGSYKQIKETCARNGYELPSLLKNYPIPNELDITIEDYSPKTKFNGNTDQEELKEFLKMYPEFSDIAIDLNDEQLEVVTYDGDKFLSVEAGPGAGKTRVLIEKVNYMVNELGVDPETLLIITFSTKAAEELQERLAEGDLLKSDVQKMHISTIHAFCGRILEENGKVGLNLISDDAGEKNLLFIGKHMEELGFVKEAYMSNSEIPNIADKYNEYCSFDVDIDKLIDYIEKTRPISEEYVTFVRDYMEKNDGKYPYDEVKENDEFKKSKYNAKYLQIAKSYPIYEEILKREKAIDFAHMQKNALEIAQQEDFKTQFTNILIDEFQDTDPMQMALFEELMKTAETFTVVGDINQSIYGFRGSNTNPFTYLAKKYDDKFEFKSLPTNYRSTHEIIDISEDFIKHQRPEESALGKAKCGRQIHNNTYYMVNNFNTARGKGKESVAVEAENILRIIKYLIDKKKINKLSDIGILFRSVKPSSSKCVGPLLEKLEENNIDVEIKTNDLLDKDEIKSVLTLFYHLVSDDDPHKIFFNSWERDWLNLRAYADQILFKLSEETKEILYNLQSKFEEEVVKTENQIWLRDHKSGGKQSFEKVVQDRPEEMLIEIFDSVTRPILSNENLLEYGITNEDDLEFFRKLNDLKDSLYAEDVKYYERPTVSEVYLKLLTDVTGFLTEDEVLSNEEEINNLSQITSSLQTFVDVRYERDIRGAFWFIYRVIGNHSAFKEDKKDAIQIMTIHGSKGLEFPVVIIPSFKKDTFPKKFINPEEKDWINMGPVYFTPYDCLSYPKYDEEFGLELSHDMEEERVIYVGMTRAEDVLILSSLVDNVNPELVSALESGEFENLPKGPARIESAINENLDACRFIDIDDIHIDAIPRKPDEEDNSYCIDLSFTALENYNNCPFRYKLANQIGFSITEKQEIDEGIFVHKALEIINKEIINNDNVFIGNDTVVEIITDLFEKSNEELHEEDPVEYEKQLNEIIENVVYYYDNYGRDLKILDSEYPFYLKDKNYALKGVVDLIYEIDGNLGIIDYKNTRLEDKYEDKFKKQLHLYVLALRDQNQEYEGKEISKLQVYAIKSQKMKDIDIDEAYIEELKCELERVAKNIHDDNFESCKCDDCKYCKYKNICKQQF; encoded by the coding sequence ATGTCATATATAATCAAAAAACAAAAGTTATTCGGATCATACAAACAGATTAAAGAGACTTGCGCCAGAAATGGATATGAATTGCCCTCCCTATTAAAGAATTACCCGATTCCTAATGAACTCGACATAACAATTGAGGATTATTCGCCAAAAACTAAATTCAATGGCAATACTGATCAGGAAGAGCTCAAGGAATTCCTAAAAATGTATCCGGAGTTCTCGGATATTGCCATTGATTTGAATGATGAGCAACTGGAAGTTGTAACATATGACGGAGATAAATTTTTAAGTGTTGAGGCAGGTCCTGGTGCAGGTAAAACCAGAGTATTGATTGAAAAAGTCAATTACATGGTAAATGAACTTGGAGTTGATCCAGAAACATTATTAATCATTACTTTTTCAACCAAAGCTGCTGAAGAGCTTCAGGAAAGATTGGCCGAAGGAGATTTGCTTAAAAGTGATGTTCAAAAAATGCACATCTCAACAATTCATGCATTCTGTGGTAGGATCTTAGAGGAAAATGGTAAAGTTGGTTTAAATTTAATTTCAGATGATGCGGGTGAGAAAAACCTTCTATTTATTGGAAAACACATGGAAGAATTAGGCTTTGTCAAGGAAGCTTACATGTCAAACAGTGAAATTCCAAATATTGCTGATAAATATAACGAGTATTGTTCTTTTGATGTTGATATTGATAAATTAATTGATTATATTGAAAAAACAAGACCAATCAGTGAGGAATATGTAACATTTGTAAGAGATTATATGGAGAAAAACGACGGAAAATATCCATATGATGAAGTTAAAGAAAATGATGAGTTTAAAAAATCAAAATATAATGCTAAATATCTGCAAATTGCAAAATCCTATCCAATTTATGAGGAAATTCTAAAACGTGAAAAAGCAATTGATTTTGCCCATATGCAAAAGAATGCCCTGGAAATTGCTCAACAGGAAGATTTTAAAACACAATTTACTAATATTTTAATTGACGAGTTTCAAGACACTGATCCAATGCAGATGGCATTGTTTGAAGAGTTAATGAAAACTGCTGAAACATTTACTGTTGTGGGAGACATCAACCAGAGTATTTATGGTTTTAGAGGTTCAAATACAAATCCATTCACTTATCTAGCAAAAAAATACGATGATAAGTTTGAATTTAAAAGTTTACCGACTAATTACCGTTCAACTCATGAAATCATTGATATTTCAGAAGACTTTATCAAACATCAAAGACCAGAGGAATCTGCATTAGGTAAAGCCAAATGTGGCCGCCAAATCCATAATAACACTTATTATATGGTGAATAATTTTAATACTGCTAGAGGTAAGGGTAAAGAGTCAGTTGCAGTTGAAGCGGAAAATATTTTAAGAATTATCAAATATTTAATAGATAAAAAGAAAATTAATAAGTTATCTGACATTGGTATTCTGTTCCGTTCAGTTAAACCAAGCAGCTCAAAATGTGTTGGGCCTTTGCTTGAAAAATTAGAGGAAAACAATATTGATGTTGAAATAAAAACTAATGATTTACTTGACAAAGATGAAATCAAATCCGTTTTAACATTGTTCTATCATTTAGTTTCCGATGATGATCCTCACAAAATCTTCTTTAATAGCTGGGAAAGGGATTGGTTGAATTTAAGAGCATATGCTGACCAAATCCTATTTAAATTATCCGAGGAGACTAAAGAAATCTTATATAATTTACAGAGTAAATTTGAAGAGGAAGTCGTTAAAACCGAAAATCAGATATGGTTAAGAGATCATAAATCTGGAGGCAAGCAATCATTTGAAAAAGTTGTACAGGACCGTCCTGAGGAAATGTTAATTGAGATATTTGACTCAGTGACAAGGCCGATTTTATCAAATGAAAACCTACTTGAATATGGAATTACAAATGAAGATGATTTGGAATTCTTTAGAAAGTTAAATGATTTAAAAGATTCATTATATGCTGAGGATGTTAAGTATTATGAAAGACCAACAGTTTCAGAAGTCTATTTAAAATTGTTAACTGATGTTACTGGATTTTTAACAGAAGATGAGGTTTTAAGTAATGAGGAGGAGATAAATAATCTCTCACAAATCACCAGTTCTCTTCAGACTTTTGTTGATGTAAGATATGAACGTGATATTAGGGGAGCATTCTGGTTTATTTACCGTGTGATCGGCAATCATTCGGCATTTAAAGAGGATAAAAAGGATGCAATTCAGATAATGACAATTCATGGTTCAAAAGGTCTGGAATTTCCGGTGGTTATCATCCCATCATTTAAAAAAGATACTTTCCCTAAAAAATTCATTAATCCTGAAGAAAAAGATTGGATTAATATGGGTCCGGTTTATTTCACACCATATGACTGTTTATCTTATCCTAAATATGATGAGGAATTTGGTCTGGAGTTATCTCATGATATGGAAGAGGAAAGGGTTATTTATGTTGGAATGACTCGTGCTGAGGATGTTTTAATCTTATCTTCACTGGTTGATAATGTTAATCCTGAATTAGTCTCAGCACTTGAAAGTGGAGAATTTGAAAACCTTCCAAAAGGACCTGCAAGAATAGAAAGCGCAATTAATGAAAACCTGGATGCTTGCAGATTCATTGATATAGATGACATTCATATTGATGCAATACCAAGAAAGCCTGATGAGGAAGATAATTCCTACTGTATTGATTTAAGCTTTACTGCACTAGAAAACTATAATAACTGTCCGTTTAGGTATAAATTAGCAAATCAGATTGGTTTTAGCATCACCGAAAAGCAAGAAATCGATGAAGGAATATTTGTTCACAAAGCATTGGAAATAATTAACAAGGAAATCATAAACAATGATAATGTATTCATCGGCAATGATACAGTTGTAGAAATCATAACTGACTTATTTGAAAAATCAAATGAGGAATTGCATGAAGAAGACCCAGTTGAATATGAAAAACAGCTAAATGAAATCATAGAAAATGTAGTTTATTACTATGATAATTATGGTAGAGATTTAAAAATACTTGACAGTGAATATCCATTCTACCTTAAAGATAAAAATTATGCTCTTAAAGGTGTGGTTGATTTAATCTATGAAATAGATGGCAATTTGGGAATAATAGATTATAAAAACACACGCTTAGAAGATAAATATGAAGACAAGTTTAAAAAACAATTGCATTTGTATGTTTTAGCTCTAAGAGATCAAAATCAGGAATATGAAGGAAAAGAAATTTCTAAACTTCAGGTATATGCAATTAAATCTCAAAAAATGAAAGATATTGATATTGATGAGGCATACATTGAAGAGTTAAAATGTGAATTGGAACGTGTTGCCAAAAATATTCATGATGATAATTTCGAATCTTGCAAATGTGATGATTGCAAGTACTGTAAATACAAAAATATCTGTAAACAACAATTCTAA
- a CDS encoding YqhA family protein has translation MLKRFKGDIISLRDDIEDYSEKLLYAGRWILSPIYIILVFVLFLILCKFVMNVVDFVMIMSTLDYDEWIIQILELLDLSLLANLVLLVAFSGYENFVSKIDVAQDHVDRPSWMGSLDFSGLKLKIIGSIVAISLVELLQDFLHAGSLDPHMEFWRIALHLTFVFTGLVFAGMEVLADKRHEGGDLD, from the coding sequence ATTCTTAAAAGATTTAAAGGTGATATCATTTCATTAAGGGATGACATAGAGGACTACAGTGAGAAGCTGCTTTATGCGGGAAGGTGGATTCTATCCCCTATTTACATTATCCTGGTTTTCGTGCTCTTCCTGATTCTCTGCAAGTTCGTCATGAACGTCGTTGACTTTGTCATGATAATGTCAACGCTGGACTATGACGAGTGGATCATTCAGATTCTGGAGCTGCTTGACCTGTCCCTGCTTGCCAATCTTGTTCTTCTCGTTGCCTTTTCAGGCTATGAGAACTTCGTTTCCAAGATTGATGTTGCGCAGGACCATGTTGACCGTCCTTCATGGATGGGAAGCCTTGACTTTTCAGGTCTTAAGCTGAAAATCATCGGTTCAATCGTTGCAATCTCTCTGGTGGAGCTTTTGCAGGACTTTCTGCATGCGGGTTCGCTGGATCCTCATATGGAATTTTGGAGAATCGCCCTTCACTTGACATTTGTCTTTACGGGCCTTGTCTTTGCCGGAATGGAGGTTTTGGCAGATAAGCGTCATGAGGGCGGGGATTTGGATTAA
- the cas1 gene encoding CRISPR-associated endonuclease Cas1 — protein sequence MRLIIDGFNKTINKRDNQIVIKEDGQEIDYFLPKDLKQIVILGKGAITFDAIALLAEANVDLIAVNWRGEIKYRLASKEHNNVQIRKQQYQSLNDSRSGYLAKKFIESKIKNQKSLLGALSRNRGGVNFLDFQKNKLDNLSKALAEIKNRPSDKIRSEIFGIEGMASQVYWQGIRYVIADDFNFTHRSGKGAQDLFNSMLNYSYAILASEVLKSLHMSGLDPYAGFLHADLYGRTSLVFDVMEEFRQQVVDRSLLRLLNLGQVDKDDFDVKDGFVYIGEECRKLLVKTVLDKLNGNVTFDGIQKTYSDFIEVESKNIVNFLMYQTPYKTFYIRW from the coding sequence ATGAGATTAATAATTGATGGATTTAATAAGACAATTAATAAACGTGATAATCAGATTGTTATTAAAGAAGATGGTCAAGAAATTGATTACTTTTTGCCAAAGGATTTAAAACAAATTGTTATTTTAGGCAAGGGGGCAATAACATTTGATGCAATTGCACTACTTGCGGAAGCTAATGTTGATTTGATAGCAGTTAATTGGAGAGGTGAAATCAAATACAGATTGGCTTCAAAGGAACATAACAATGTTCAGATTAGAAAACAGCAGTACCAATCGTTAAACGATTCAAGAAGTGGTTATTTAGCTAAAAAATTCATTGAATCCAAAATCAAAAATCAAAAATCCCTTTTAGGCGCATTATCCAGAAATAGAGGAGGAGTTAATTTTTTAGATTTTCAGAAAAATAAGTTAGATAATCTATCAAAGGCTTTGGCTGAAATAAAAAATAGACCCTCCGATAAAATACGTTCCGAAATATTTGGCATAGAGGGTATGGCTTCGCAGGTGTACTGGCAGGGAATTAGATACGTCATTGCTGATGACTTCAATTTTACTCATCGAAGCGGTAAGGGAGCACAGGATTTATTTAATTCAATGTTAAATTACTCATATGCAATTTTAGCATCTGAAGTTTTAAAATCGCTTCATATGTCTGGTCTTGATCCTTATGCTGGATTTTTACATGCTGATTTGTATGGAAGAACAAGTCTGGTTTTTGATGTCATGGAAGAGTTCAGGCAACAGGTCGTTGATCGGTCATTACTTCGACTGTTAAATTTGGGTCAAGTTGATAAGGATGATTTTGATGTGAAAGATGGTTTCGTATACATTGGTGAAGAGTGTAGAAAATTACTTGTCAAAACGGTCTTGGATAAATTAAATGGTAACGTTACATTTGATGGAATTCAAAAAACTTATTCTGATTTTATTGAAGTTGAATCTAAAAATATTGTGAACTTTTTGATGTATCAAACCCCTTATAAAACATTTTATATTAGATGGTAA
- the cas2 gene encoding CRISPR-associated endonuclease Cas2, which translates to MLTLVVYDISDTASRSNLIKRLQYYGLKRIQKSVFIGYLELNERLDLAEEIEVYLSNETDSIIIFPMCGSCKESILISGDADIPQDDLTYRFL; encoded by the coding sequence ATGTTAACATTAGTTGTTTATGATATATCAGATACTGCTTCAAGGTCTAATCTAATTAAAAGACTCCAATACTATGGACTTAAGAGGATTCAAAAATCGGTTTTCATTGGATACCTTGAATTAAATGAAAGGTTAGATTTGGCGGAGGAGATTGAAGTCTATTTATCTAATGAAACTGACAGCATTATAATTTTTCCAATGTGTGGAAGTTGCAAAGAATCGATTTTAATTTCTGGCGATGCAGATATTCCACAAGATGACTTAACTTATAGATTTTTATGA
- a CDS encoding ATP-binding protein, with protein MKYIARYLDDELNQWMNVIGAVLIVGPKWSGKTTTAERYSKSVLKLQDIDKQEQYQMWLDIRPSKLLEGEKPRLIDEWQMAPILWDGVRNAVDELQGEGLYILTGSTVVDESKIMHSGTGRIHRLLMRPMSLYESGESNGKISIEELFDNPKMEIDGIESDLTMDDLIFAACRGGWPDSINKKNDKDKLLIAYNYLDNISESDISKIDGVKRDSDRVKLILKAIARNNSTLAKDTTIMADISANFGDISKPTYYSYVDSLKRLFVIEDLSGWAPNIRSKSSMRSGNKKVFIDPSIAVAALNMSPKAFNTIDGLKTFGFIFENLCIRDLSVYTSKFGGSISYYHDNSDTEVDCVVHLNDGRYALIECKLGKTKIEEGAQNLLKVNKLIEANDEIRNPSFLAVLTGGEIAYTRKDGVKVIPIGCLK; from the coding sequence ATGAAATATATAGCCAGATATTTGGATGATGAATTAAATCAATGGATGAATGTTATTGGTGCAGTACTTATTGTTGGCCCTAAATGGAGTGGTAAGACAACTACTGCGGAACGATACTCAAAAAGTGTTTTAAAACTTCAGGATATTGATAAACAAGAGCAATATCAAATGTGGTTAGATATTAGGCCTTCTAAATTATTGGAAGGTGAGAAGCCTAGATTGATTGATGAATGGCAAATGGCACCAATTTTATGGGATGGGGTTAGGAATGCTGTTGATGAACTTCAAGGTGAGGGATTATATATATTAACTGGCTCTACTGTAGTTGATGAATCAAAAATTATGCATTCAGGAACTGGTAGAATTCACAGGCTACTTATGAGGCCTATGAGTTTATATGAAAGCGGTGAATCAAATGGGAAAATTTCTATTGAGGAATTATTTGACAATCCTAAAATGGAAATTGATGGTATTGAATCTGATTTAACAATGGATGATTTAATTTTTGCAGCATGTCGTGGAGGTTGGCCCGATTCTATAAACAAAAAGAACGATAAAGATAAATTATTAATTGCATATAATTATTTAGATAACATATCTGAAAGTGATATTTCTAAAATTGATGGTGTTAAACGTGATTCAGATAGAGTTAAACTCATTTTAAAAGCTATTGCTAGAAATAATTCCACTTTAGCTAAAGACACAACAATTATGGCAGATATTTCCGCAAACTTTGGGGATATTAGCAAACCTACATATTATTCATATGTCGATTCTTTGAAACGTTTATTTGTTATTGAGGATTTAAGCGGATGGGCTCCAAACATTAGGTCAAAATCATCAATGAGGTCTGGAAATAAAAAAGTATTTATTGACCCTTCTATTGCGGTAGCTGCATTAAATATGAGTCCAAAAGCTTTTAATACAATTGATGGTTTAAAAACTTTCGGTTTTATTTTTGAAAATCTATGCATTCGCGATTTAAGTGTATACACTTCTAAATTTGGAGGTTCAATATCCTATTATCATGACAATTCAGATACTGAGGTTGATTGTGTTGTACACCTCAATGATGGAAGATATGCTTTAATAGAATGTAAATTAGGAAAAACTAAAATAGAAGAAGGCGCTCAAAATCTACTAAAGGTAAATAAATTAATCGAAGCTAATGATGAAATTAGAAATCCTAGTTTTTTAGCTGTTTTGACTGGGGGAGAAATAGCGTATACTAGAAAAGATGGAGTTAAAGTTATTCCAATTGGATGTTTAAAATAA